The genomic region GCCGTTTAGTAGCTTTTCGGCCCACATACGCCATGTGATTACTGTCCGGGCTGAATATAAAAGAGCTGATATCGTCATATCCGGCGCCGGGCTGTCCATCGATAACGACCATTTTTTTAATGCCTTTCTCGGCTATATAAGCCGTTCGTTTACTGTCCGGACTGAAGAAAAGCAAACCTGGTCTTATATTGTCATATTCAATTCCGGTCTGACTGTCGATTGTTACTGTCCATTTGTTTCCGTTTCGAGCCGCGTAAGCAGTCCGTTTGCTATCCGGGCTGAAGATAAAAGAACTGATGTCATCATATCCGGCCGCTTCGATTTTTTTATCGAAGACCATATACCATTTCTCTCCTTTTTGTGCGGCATACGCTACACGATTGCTGTCCGGGCTGAAGACAAGAGTTTTGGCGATACCATCGAACTGAGGTCCGCTGTTGCCGTCGACGACAATGACCGGCCATTTGCCGTCCTTGACAGTTATTAAGGCTATATGACGATTATCCGGACTGCGGGCAATGCCGTACACCTGACCGGGCGCGGGCCCAAGTTTTACCTCGGAAAAATGATTAGGATCGTTGGCCTGGCTCAGGCGGGAAGATGTTATTATCAAAAGCGTGGTTATTACAGCCGCAAATGCAGTGCATACACGATTGCTCATATTATGCCTCCTTTTTCAGCGTTCTCTCCGTCATCACTGCCCGACAACGAATCCGAACAGCTTAAACTGTATTTTACCGATTTTTCTTCGCTGCGCCTAATTGTTTTTTTTGTCGCCGGCCAGCTTATCAGGCGGGTTTGGTTCAATTATTCTTTTCCCCTTTTCCTTTTTTCCTTTTTTGTTATCATTTTCCTTATGTTTGATATGTTTGATTTTTTACGCGGGAGACTGTTTGTAACCCGGCTGATAATGCTGGCTGCCGCGGCCGGTCTTGTCGCTATCGGCATTATGATGATTTACGCGTCCGGCAATCCGGTCGATTCTGCCGGCGGTCTCAGCTCAACCGCAGACATGTGGAAAAAGCAGGCTGTTTTCGCCGGGGCCGGTTTCATCGGTTTTATTATCATAAATTCGTTCAGTTATAAAAAGCTGGGTCCGGTGAGCTTGTGGCTTTACGCGGCGATAGTTATTCTGCTTGCGATATTGTTACTGGATAAATTTGTGCATCTGCCGTTTGTGCCGGTCAAAAAAGGCTCGCGCCGGTGGATTGTTTTAGGTTCGCTTCTGCAGTTCCAGCCTTCCGAATTTTTCAAGCTTATTTACATCATCGCGCTCGGCTGGCATTTACGGTACAGGAGCAATTATCGTAATTTAGCCGCGCTTATCCCGCCGTTTATTTTGACGTTTTTGCCGATGGTTTTGATTTTGCTCGAGCCGGATTTGGGAACGGTTCTTTTGATGATGCCAGTATTTTTGGCGATGCTGTTCATAGCCGGGGCCAAGGTTAAACATCTTGTTGTGATAATAGCGCTTGCGATTTTTGCGTTTCCGGTTCTCTGGCTCCAGATGCACGATTATCAGCGGATGCGGATAAGCTCGGTGCTTTTTCAAAGCGGTGTTGACGGAAGCGAAAGCTGGTTCAAGCAGCAAAGCCGTCAGCGTCCCTGGCTGGGCAAATTGCTCGGCGTAAATTCCGAAAGACTTCGGAACTGGGAAGTCGGGGAAGGCTATCAGCTTATGCGTTCCAAACTGGCGATCGCATCTGGCGGAATGAGCGGGCAGGGTTACAGAAGCGGGCCGTTCATAAAATATAGATTCCTGCCTGACAGGCATAACGATTTCATATTCGCCCTGATAGGACACCAGTGGGGCTTCGCGGGGGCGGTGCTGGTAATATCGCTGTACGCTTTGCTGATAGCCTGCGGACTGGAGATAGCGGCGGCAAGCTCCGATGTGTTCGGCGGTTATGTGGCCGCGGGAATAAGCATAATTTTCGCGATGCAGGTAATTGTAAATATCAGTATGACAATCGGAATTATGCCGATTACCGGAATTACGCTGCCATTCGTAAGTTACGGCGGGTCAAGCCTTTTGGTAAATATTGTGTCTATAGGATTAGTCAATAATATCGGCAGAAGCAAATAAACCAAAATTTTCCTTGCCGGTTAAAATCACCCATGCCCGCCAGTCTTTTTTGTAAATCCTTACAGGATTTATAATTTTGACGTTTTTCAGCCAGACCAAAACCGCGAATTTACTGTCTGATTTAAGCTTCCAATAATCATCTGCGCCGCCGACTAAATGATTATATACCGCCTTTAATTTGGAGATTTTGGCAGGCGTCAAATCCCTAAACTCCTGAAAAGAAGAGACTTGCGCAACTGCGCAAACAGGGCCGGCCGACTGCTTTAAAAATAACCTGTCGCCAATAGCGATAGAACCAAAAGGGGGGACGGCAGTTTTGGTAAGACGCAGCTCGACGGGCTTGGTGCCGTCAAGTATCTTACCGAGATAAACCTTTTTTAAAATGACAAGATGTGAGTTCGGCATACCGGAAAAATAATGCACATTCGGTACAAATTCAAATGAAATCGGGGAAATACATACGGGCGCGAAATAAACTTTCCCTGTTTATTTATTTTGCTATTTGATATATAAATAAAAATTATGAATAGGATTATCAAAAAAGTCAGAGGCGCACTTAAAGCCGGGGCGGACGAGAAAACAAAAAACAGTTTTCAACGATTTTTCAAGGAAGAGGTCAAACTCTACGGGGCAAAAACAGCACTGGTTGTAAAAATCGCCAAAGATGGTTTCGCGGATATCGAGGATTTAAGTAAGAAAGAAATATTTGCCATCTGCGAAGAACTGTTCAAGTCCGGCTTTTTGGAAGAAGCCGGCATTGCAGCTACCTGGAGTTACCAGATTCGCGAACGATTTTTAGTAAGCGATTTTAAAACCTTCGAGCGATGGATAAATAAATATATAGATAACTGGGCGAAGTGCGACACATTCTGCAATCATACGGTCGGCGACTTTATCGAACAAAATCCTGAATTTATAAGCGGTTTAAAGAAGTGGACAAAATCAAAGAACCGCTGGCTAAGACGGGCCGCCGCTGTGTCGCTGATTATTCCGGCAAGACAAGGGAAATTCCTGAAAGATATTTTTGAAATTGCCAGGAGTCTGCTTATCGATAAAGATGATATGGTGCAAAAGGGCTATGGCTGGATGCTGAAAGAAGCGAGCCGAAAACATCAAAGGGAAGTATTTGATTTTGTGGTAAAAAATAAAGCAAATATGCCGCGGACCGCTTTGCGTTATGCGATTGAAAAAATGCCTGAAAAACTGCGGAAAAAGGCAATAGCTATATAGTCGCTAAAGTCGTTAAAGTTTGCGCATTTTAACATAAAAATAGCCACTAAGACGCAAAGGCACCAAGAATATAAAGATTCAAAATTTGAGGAATTGGCGAGCTGAAATCTTTAGGTTGAGTTTAGAGAAAAACAGAAATATAATTTATTTTGCATTGGCCTGAATAAATAATAGGCGAGGCTATTATAACTAAAGAAACCTTATTTTATCGGAGGTGTCGACAGATGAAAAAGATTTATTTAATCGTCATTGTTTGCATATTTACCTTTTCAGCGTTCGGCGGGCAGGGGAGAGTTACCGCTGACGCGAATTTTTATTTCGTGCAGATTACAGATACTCATTTAAAATCGAAGGAAAATATCGAACGGACAGAAAAGATTATCAAAAAAATTAATTCACTGCCTTTTAAAGTGGAATTCGTCGTCAACACAGGCGATATAATGTCTGACAATATCGCCGACGGCAACGCGGTAAAAGAGGCGAAAAAAGTATTTTCAAAACTTAAGAGTCCGATTTATTTTGTCGCGGGCAATCATGATGTCCCAAATGAAAAATCGAAAGCGCTGTACATAAAAAATTTCGGCCAACTAAACTATAGCCGGGAAAACAATAACGTAGTTCTTATTTTTATTTATGCCAATTCGCCGGCGAACGATTCCAATGCCTTTGACATGAATTTTTTCGAATGGTTCGAG from Phycisphaerae bacterium harbors:
- a CDS encoding DNA alkylation repair protein, translated to MNRIIKKVRGALKAGADEKTKNSFQRFFKEEVKLYGAKTALVVKIAKDGFADIEDLSKKEIFAICEELFKSGFLEEAGIAATWSYQIRERFLVSDFKTFERWINKYIDNWAKCDTFCNHTVGDFIEQNPEFISGLKKWTKSKNRWLRRAAAVSLIIPARQGKFLKDIFEIARSLLIDKDDMVQKGYGWMLKEASRKHQREVFDFVVKNKANMPRTALRYAIEKMPEKLRKKAIAI
- a CDS encoding metallophosphoesterase — encoded protein: MKKIYLIVIVCIFTFSAFGGQGRVTADANFYFVQITDTHLKSKENIERTEKIIKKINSLPFKVEFVVNTGDIMSDNIADGNAVKEAKKVFSKLKSPIYFVAGNHDVPNEKSKALYIKNFGQLNYSRENNNVVLIFIYANSPANDSNAFDMNFFEWFEKELNSAGNKPIIIFGHIPAGRDFYNNRFHDSWPRDVERKFTKMINAHNVEAVITGHFHRDELHWLGKVPMYVCSPVSEWLGRQAAFRIYQYENGKISYSTQYIDR
- a CDS encoding FtsW/RodA/SpoVE family cell cycle protein, with the protein product MFDFLRGRLFVTRLIMLAAAAGLVAIGIMMIYASGNPVDSAGGLSSTADMWKKQAVFAGAGFIGFIIINSFSYKKLGPVSLWLYAAIVILLAILLLDKFVHLPFVPVKKGSRRWIVLGSLLQFQPSEFFKLIYIIALGWHLRYRSNYRNLAALIPPFILTFLPMVLILLEPDLGTVLLMMPVFLAMLFIAGAKVKHLVVIIALAIFAFPVLWLQMHDYQRMRISSVLFQSGVDGSESWFKQQSRQRPWLGKLLGVNSERLRNWEVGEGYQLMRSKLAIASGGMSGQGYRSGPFIKYRFLPDRHNDFIFALIGHQWGFAGAVLVISLYALLIACGLEIAAASSDVFGGYVAAGISIIFAMQVIVNISMTIGIMPITGITLPFVSYGGSSLLVNIVSIGLVNNIGRSK